The following proteins are encoded in a genomic region of Necator americanus strain Aroian chromosome II, whole genome shotgun sequence:
- a CDS encoding hypothetical protein (NECATOR_CHRII.G7854.T2) codes for MGLKDEADRLRSCRSGADFDAVGAIFICVWRVVWELASSGGLEKSQARNCTVLHVVLTLLYLPQATVAGCCY; via the exons ATGGGGCTTAAGGACGAAGCCGACCGCTTAAGATCATGTCGTTCTGGG GCGGATTTCGATGCAGTCGGAGCCATTTTCATCTGTGTGTGGAGGGTTGTCTGGGAATTGGCAAGCAGCGGAGGCCTCGAGAAAAGCCAggcacgcaactgcaccgtgcttcatgtcgttttgaccctactatatttgCCACAAGCTACAGTAGCAG GATGCTGTTATTGA
- a CDS encoding hypothetical protein (NECATOR_CHRII.G7854.T1), which yields MGLKDEADRLRSCRSGVSRSHFHLCVEGCLGIGKQRRPREKPGTQLHRASCRFDPTIFATSYSSRMLLLK from the exons ATGGGGCTTAAGGACGAAGCCGACCGCTTAAGATCATGTCGTTCTGGGGTTag TCGGAGCCATTTTCATCTGTGTGTGGAGGGTTGTCTGGGAATTGGCAAGCAGCGGAGGCCTCGAGAAAAGCCAggcacgcaactgcaccgtgcttcatgtcgttttgaccctactatatttgCCACAAGCTACAGTAGCAG GATGCTGTTATTGAAATAA